From one Populus alba chromosome 17, ASM523922v2, whole genome shotgun sequence genomic stretch:
- the LOC118030126 gene encoding uncharacterized protein encodes MADNTQKMSFQAGEAKGQVQEKASTLVDKAGNAAQSAKESVQGEKTSPTMMDKAGNAAQYAKESVQGVGEQVMSTAQAAVEGVKNATGMNK; translated from the exons ATGGCTGACAATACCCAGAAGATGAGCTTCCAAGCTGGCGAGGCCAAGGGCCAAGTTCAG GAGAAGGCCAGTACCTTGGTGGACAAAGCTGGTAATGCTGCTCAATCTGCAAAGGAATCAGTGCAAGGG gAGAAGACCAGTCCTACCATGATGGACAAAGCTGGTAATGCCGCTCAATATGCAAAGGAATCAGTGCAAGGG GTTGGTGAACAGGTGATGTCTACGGCACAGGCAGCTGTTGAAGGAGTGAAGAATGCAACTGGAATGAACAAATGA
- the LOC118029776 gene encoding stress-induced protein KIN2-like isoform X3: MTDNTQKMSFQAGEAKGRAEEKASTLVDKAGNAAQSAKESVQGEKTSPTMMDKAGNAAQYAKESVQGAGEQVMSTAQAAVEGVKNATGMNK; the protein is encoded by the exons ATGACTGACAATACCCAGAAGATGAGCTTCCAAGCTGGCGAGGCCAAGGGCCGAGCTGAG gAGAAGGCCAGTACCTTGGTGGACAAAGCTGGTAATGCTGCTCAATCTGCAAAGGAATCAGTGCAAGGG gAGAAGACCAGTCCTACCATGATGGACAAAGCTGGTAATGCTGCTCAATATGCAAAGGAATCAGTGCAAGGG GCCGGTGAACAGGTGATGTCTACGGCACAGGCAGCTGTTGAAGGAGTGAAGAATGCAACTGGAATGAACAAATGA
- the LOC118029776 gene encoding uncharacterized protein isoform X2: MADNTQKMSFQAGEAKGQVQEKASTLVDKAGNAAQSAKESVQGEKTSPTMMDKAGNAAQYAKESVQGAGEQVMSTAQAAVEGVKNATGMNK; the protein is encoded by the exons ATGGCTGACAATACCCAGAAGATGAGCTTCCAAGCTGGTGAGGCCAAGGGCCAAGTTCAG gAGAAGGCCAGTACCTTGGTGGACAAAGCTGGTAATGCTGCTCAATCTGCAAAGGAATCAGTGCAAGGG gAGAAGACCAGTCCTACCATGATGGACAAAGCTGGTAATGCTGCTCAATATGCAAAGGAATCAGTGCAAGGG GCCGGTGAACAGGTGATGTCTACGGCACAGGCAGCTGTTGAAGGAGTGAAGAATGCAACTGGAATGAACAAATGA
- the LOC118029779 gene encoding uncharacterized protein: MADNTQKMSFQAGEAKGQVQEKASTLMDKAGNAAQSAKESVQGETTSPTMMDKAGNAAQYAKESVQGAGEQVMSTAQAAVEGVKNATGMNK; encoded by the exons ATGGCTGACAATACCCAGAAGATGAGCTTCCAAGCTGGTGAGGCCAAGGGCCAAGTTCAG GAGAAGGCCAGTACCTTGATGGACAAAGCTGGTAATGCTGCCCAATCTGCAAAGGAATCAGTGCAAGGG gAGACGACCAGTCCTACCATGATGGACAAAGCTGGTAATGCCGCTCAATATGCAAAGGAATCAGTGCAAGGG GCTGGTGAACAGGTGATGTCTACGGCACAGGCAGCTGTTGAAGGAGTGAAGAATGCAACTGGCATGAACAAATGA
- the LOC118029776 gene encoding uncharacterized protein isoform X1, translated as MTDNTQKMSFQAGEAKGRAEEKASNLVDKAGNAAQSAKESVLGEKTSPTMMEKAGNAAQYAKESVQGAGQQVMSTAQGAVEGVKKATGMNK; from the exons ATGACTGACAATACCCAGAAGATGAGCTTCCAAGCTGGCGAGGCCAAGGGCCGAGCTGAG gAGAAGGCCAGTAACTTGGTGGACAAAGCTGGTAATGCTGCTCAATCTGCAAAGGAATCAGTGCTAGGG gAGAAGACCAGTCCTACCATGATGGAGAAAGCTGGTAATGCTGCTCAATATGCAAAGGAGTCAGTGCAAGGG GCTGGTCAACAGGTGATGTCTACGGCACAGGGAGCTGTTGAAGGAGTGAAGAAGGCAACTGGCATGAACAAATGA
- the LOC118029777 gene encoding uncharacterized protein: MTDNTQKMSFQAGEAKGQTQEKASNLVDKAGNAAQSAKESVTGEKTSPTMMDKAGNAAQYAKESVQGAGQQVMSTAQAAVEGVKNATGMKK; encoded by the exons ATGACTGACAATACCCAGAAGATGAGCTTCCAAGCTGGTGAGGCCAAGGGCCAAACTCAG gAGAAGGCCAGTAACTTGGTGGACAAAGCTGGTAATGCTGCTCAATCTGCAAAGGAATCAGTGACAGGG gAGAAGACCAGCCCTACCATGATGGACAAAGCTGGTAATGCTGCTCAATATGCAAAGGAGTCAGTGCAAGGG GCTGGTCAACAGGTGATGTCTACGGCACAGGCAGCTGTTGAAGGAGTGAAGAATGCAACTGGCATGAAAAAATGA
- the LOC118029775 gene encoding uncharacterized protein, whose translation MATLTPISNETQLLIQSICASVIKGSWNNLLRPKFGSNDYHLITTTATVRQVLLQLSFYDQSPCLSWAFFKWIESSVPNYKHSLQSSWTMLYILTKHKHFKTAHVFLENIAFKDFLSTQSVLSSLVKIHDDPDVNSHVLSWLVIVYGKSKMTHEAIQVFEHMRVNGFRPHLHACTVLLNSLAKDRLTDTVWKIYKKMVKLGVVSNIHVYNVLLHACCKSGDVEKAEKVLSEMELKCVFPDLFTYNTLISLYCKKGMHYEALCAQDRMEMAGISPDIVTYNSLIYGFCREGRMREAVQLFRDIKDVTPNHVTYTSLIDGYCRVNDLDEALRLKEVMSEKGLYPNVITYNSILRKLCEGGRLRDANVLLNEMSERKIEPDNFTCNTLINAYCKIGDMRSALKVKDKMVGAGLKLDQFTYKALIHGFCKAKEIDKAKELLFGMMDAGFSPSYCTYSWLVDSYCKQQNEEAVIKLPDELVRRGLCVDVSVYRAIIRRFCKIEKIDCAQRVLGLMKDKGIFGDSVVYTSLAYGYWKVGKVNVTSDILDEMYKKRLMITLKIYRSFNASYASDSSILSLFWNHVLERRLMSKNILKDMQ comes from the coding sequence ATGGCAACTTTGACTCCTATAAGCAATGAAACCCAGTTGCTTATTCAAAGTATTTGTGCATCCGTGATAAAGGGTAGCTGGAACAATCTTTTGAGACCCAAATTTGGCTCTAACGATTACCATCTCATTACAACAACAGCAACAGTTCGTCAGGTACTTTTGCAACTCTCTTTTTATGACCAAAGTCCTTGTCTTTCATGGGCTTTCTTTAAATGGATCGAATCTTCTGTTCCTAACTATAAACACTCATTACAATCTTCATGGACTATGCTttatattttgacaaagcataagCATTTCAAGACTGCCcatgtttttcttgaaaatattgcTTTCAAGGACTTCTTGTCAACTCAATCTGTTTTGAGTTCATTGGTGAAAATTCATGATGACCCAGATGTGAATTCTCATGTTTTGAGTTGGCTAGTGATAGTTTATGGGAAATCCAAGATGACCCACGAGGCTATTCAGGTTTTTGAGCACATGAGAGTGAATGGGTTTAGGCCCCATTTACATGCTTGTACTGTGCTATTGAATTCGTTGGCTAAGGACAGGTTGACGGATACAGTGTGGAAAATTTATAAGAAGATGGTTAAACTAGGGGTTGTATCTAATATTCATGTGTATAATGTGTTGCTTCATGCTTGTTGTAAGTCTGGGGATGTGGAGAAGGCAGAGAAGGTTTTGAGTGAAATGGAATTGAAGTGTGTTTTTCCGGATCTTTTCACGTACAATACGTTAATTTCGTTGTACTGTAAAAAGGGGATGCATTATGAAGCCTTATGTGCTCAAGATAGGATGGAAATGGCTGGAATTAGTCCTGACATTGTTACTTACAATTCACTTATTTATGGGTTTTGTAGAGAAGGTAGAATGAGAGAGGCTGTGCAGCTTTTTAGGGATATCAAGGATGTTACTCCTAACCATGTGACTTATACTAGTTTGATTGATGGCTATTGTAGAGTAAATGACCTTGATGAAGCTTTGAGATTGAAGGAGGTGATGTCGGAAAAGGGGCTGTATCCAAATGTTATTACTTACAATTCAATTCTGCGCAAGTTGTGTGAGGGAGGCAGGTTAAGAGATGCAAATGTACTGTTGAATGAGATGAGTGAGAGGAAAATTGAACCAGATAATTTCACTTGTAACACGTTGATTAATGCCTACTGCAAGATAGGTGATATGCGATCTGCTTTAAAAGTGAAGGACAAGATGGTGGGGGCCGGGTTAAAGCTAGACCAGTTTACTTACAAGGCATTGATCCATGGATTCTGCAAGGCGAAAGAGATTGATAAGGCTAAAGAGCTCTTGTTTGGTATGATGGATGCAGGATTTTCTCCTAGTTATTGCACCTATTCATGGCTTGTAGATAGTTATTGCAAGCAACAAAATGAAGAGGCAGTCATCAAACTTCCAGATGAGTTGGTGAGAAGAGGTTTGTGTGTTGATGTATCAGTGTACAGGGCGATAATAAGGAGGTTTTgtaaaatagaaaagattgattGTGCTCAAAGAGTACTTGGTCTTATGAAAGATAAGGGTATATTTGGAGATAGTGTCGTCTACACAAGTTTGGCGTATGGTTACTGGAAAGTTGGAAAAGTCAATGTTACTTCAGATATTTTAGATGAAATGTACAAGAAAAGGCTGATGATCACTCTCAAAATTTATAGATCTTTTAATGCTTCTTATGCCAGTGACAGCAGCATCTTAAGTCTCTTCTGGAATCATGTGCTTGAGAGGCGCCTAATGTCAAAGAACATATTAAAAGATATGCAGTAG